ACTGAACACCTTTGTGCCACATGTGAATGGATGTATTCCGCAGGGTTGGCATCCGGTAGGGCGGCAGCTCCATAACGAACGGAACGACTGCTTTGCGGAAAACCGTATTCTTCAGCACCAGCGCTACCACAATGGCCATAATAATACCAATCATGTAGATGGAAAAGAGCATCAGCCCCTGGTTTTTGGGGAAGAACGCCGAAATGATTAACACATAAACGGGTAACCGAGCGCTACACGACATGAACGGCGTAATCATCATCGTCAGGATGCGGTCCTTCCGGTTTTCCAGGGTACGGGTGGCCATCACAGCCGGCACGTTACAACCGAAGCCCATGATGAGCGGGATGAACGATTTTCCGTGCAGTCCGATTTTGTGCATCAACCGGTCCATGATGAACGAAACACGCGCCATGTAACCGGTATCTTCCATAAAGGAGATGAAGAAGAACAGAATGAGGATGTTGGGCAGAAAGACGATCACACCGCCAACACCGCCAATTACACCGTCGACCAGCAAATCTTTTAAAGGACCGGCCGCCATGTGGCTTCCCACAAAGTCGCCAATGTATCCCACGCCGGCATCAATCCATTCCATCGGGTAATTTCCCAGCGTAAACGTAGCCTGAAACATTAGCCACATGGCAAAAAGGAAAATGGGAAAGCCCAGTATTTTATGTGTGATAAAGTAGTCAATCTCTTTGCTGCGCTGTCTTTTGCGTTCGCGACTTTCGACGTAAGTTTCATTCAGCGCACCGGCAACAAAACCGTATTTCGCATCGGTAATCACCGTTTCCGACGATTCGCCGAACGCTTTCTCCAGCTGGGCAATTTCGCGATTGGTCAACTCATTGATGCGATCGAAATTATCGCGGTTTTTCAGCATTGAAAGGGTCGTCCGGTCGTTCTCCAACAACTTCACCGAAAGGTAACGCGACGAATATTTATCGACCAACCGATCATCTTTATCCAGCTCCTTCCGGAGAACATCGATGGATTTTTCAATATCGTGTCCGTAGTTGATGTTTACGTATCGCACAATCGGGTCGCGGTCTTCGTACACATCAATTACTTTCCGCATCAGGTTTTTAATGCCCTGCCCCTTCACGGCAACGGTAGGAATAATGGGAATGCCCAACATTTCGCCTAATTCACGAAATTTCAAACGGGCGCCTTTCTTCTCCAGCTCGTCGTACATGTTCAGGGCAATCACCACCTTGATGTTCATATCGATGAGCTGCGTGGTGAGGAAAAGGTTCCGCTCCAGGTTCGATGCGTCGACCACGTTGACAACCACATCGGGCATGCGCTCCATGATGTGCGAGCGGACATATAATTCTTCAGGGGTATATTCCGTAATGGAATAGGTTCCCGGCAGGTCGGTAATATTAATCAGGTAACCATCCTGGCGCATGCGGGCCATCTTCGCATCGATGGTGACACCGCCGTAGTTTCCCACGCGTTCGTGCGAGCCGGAAGCCTGGTTGAAGAACGAAGTTTTTCCGCAGTTCGGGTTTCCCACCAGCGCTATATTAATCGTCTTGCTTTTTTCGTGGGCTGTCTTTTTCAGTACGTTGTCGGAAATAATACCGTTGAAGCCGTTCAGCTTTTGACTGTCGGCTTCGGCGCCCGACAATACATCAATCAGGTTGGCCTCGCTGCGGCGCAACGACACATTATAGCCCATGATTTCGTATTCCACCGGGTCCTGCAACGGCGCATTCTTGATGACACGCACCTTCTTCCCTTTCACAAATCCCATCTCGGTAATCCGTTTCCGGAAGGCTCCGTGTCCCAACACTTTCGTGATAACGCCCGATTCACCGGTACTCAAATTTGCCAACCGGTCAACCATCAGTTCTGTCGTCTCCATATTCCGTCCCTTTCTTAAAGAGTAATTCCCAGCCTGATCATCCCAACTTTCGCTGTCGGCAGTTCAACGTCCGTTCCCGCCGGATGTACGATGTACTGAAAATCGGGTTGCAGGTATATATTATTGGTTACATTGCATTTATAAGTCAATTCAATAGCGGTTTCATCGAGCTTGATAACACCCATGTGCGCATGGGCAATCGCCAGCCCCAGCACATCGCCACCATCCTTGTCGAAAACCCCGTAGTAGTTTATTCCGGTTCCGATGTAAAATGATACCGGATTGTCTTTCGTTGGCGCGATTCCCAATTGTGTGAAGAATCCCAGCGAACGGTTGTGCCCTTCCATATGGTAAAGCGTTTGGTCGCCCAGGAAATAGTAGCCGATGCTTTTCGACTGTTCGGCCGGGGCATTTCCGTTTCCGGAAGAAGGGAAATAGTGATAGAATCCCATCTTGTAGGTTCCGTCCAGGTCTCCCGAAAGAGTGACCGGCAACTGCACTTCCGAAATGGCGAGCAATCCTTCTTTGCTATCGAGATTCCATTTCAGGTTATGGGGATTGGCATCGAAACCGGTAGAACAGCCTTCGTACAAAGCCGCCATTAAGGTGAACTTGTCATTGGCCGACCACTTGACCGATGCGCCCAATGCTGTCAGCGGGAAAATCGGGGCAGGTAAATTGCACGAAATGGTTGGGATAATCCCAAACGAGCTGTTCAGGTATTCACCGCCGTATTCGGTGTTGGCATATTCCACGTTCAGGTCCTGCAAACCGGCAGTTATTTCAAATTGCCCCAACTTCTGAGAAAACCAGAATTCCTGGAAGAAGGTGTGATCGCCTGCTTCAATATTCGAAGCCACCTGAACATCGCCAATCAGATCGGCTGAGGGGGAATCGCCGTGTGTAGAGGTTGCATGCAGATAAAGAGTTCCGCCATTCCACCATCCGGCTTTTTCGGTATCGAAATTCACACAAAACTGCGCCATCCCCAGGTAGGCATAGCCACTTTCGATTCCTCCGTTAAAATTGTAAAGATTATCAGCTGTATAAGCCGCTCCCAAACTAAAGGCTTCTTCTCTTCTGCGTTCTATCTCCTTTGCCCTTCCCATAAAGGGAAGACAAAAAACCAAATTCGATAACAGAACCGTACGCCATCGCAAACTCATCTTTATCCGGTATTTCAAATCAACACTACAAAAATACCAGACACAAGTCGCCCGTGGAATACCTACTTATTAGGATATCCCGGCCATGGGTCACAATATGTAATGAGGCTATTCGGAGAGATAGTCGAGTGAAACGAGTTTTTTCACTACGGCGTAGATGGTTAGTCCCGATACCGATTTGATACCGGTTTTCTGGGTGATGTTCTTCCGGTGGGTAATTACCGTGTTGATGCTGATGCTGAGTTTTTCGGCAATTTCCTTGTTGGTTAGTCCGGTGGCCAGCAGTTTCAGTACGTCGGTTTCGCGTTCGCTGAGGACCTCTTCGGTAGCGTTTTCCTTGTTTTCGGTACTGGCGTTTTGCTTGACCAGCTGAATAACCGATTCGGGGGAGTCGGATATGGAGATACTGCCATCGAAAAGCGAAAGCAACCGCTGGTCGAAGAAGGCGTACACCAGCGCCACCCAACTGGTGGCCGGATACCCCGAGCGAAGCGAATGAAACCCTTTCTCATTATTCTGCACATACAACGGGTTCACAATCGCCACGTTGACCTTCTTGCTGAGGATGCACTGCTCTATGGCGTCGAAATTTTCGGCACGGTACACCCGCAACCGAAGGCCTCCACCCGATAATATGCGGTTCAGCCCTTCGTAAATAATCGAAGAGGGTTCGACAATCAGGATATTGATATAAGCGTGTGTATTCACGTCGTTTTGCGGCTTAAGTAGTTCTCCATCTGCTGCACCAGCGGGATGAGTATCTGATCTTCAATTTTGGAGTGGATGGTCAAATCGTAATCGAGTTCGAACAGCGTAAACAGCAACTTGCGCCGTACCTGCGGCTCATCATTGTTGGGGAGGTACTTCACCAACAGGTTCGTCAGGTCGGTGAGCTTCTCCTCGATGTCGTCGTGATGTTCCTGGTAATCGGCAACCGAATAGGTATCGGGCAGGGTGACGTTGCCGCGTGCTTCGATTTTCTGGTACAGCTTGGTGATGTACGGGAAAACCGTGTCGTTCTCGTAATTGAGATGCTCCCGAACCTCGTTGAAGTAGTTGTTGAAAAACTTCTCAACCATCGCCTGCTCGGGTTGGCTTTTATCGTGAAACATCTCCTGGATCAGTTTCAGAATGTTGGGATAAATTTCGCCCAGGTAATAACTGTGACTATTGCTCAGGTAATTGATAATGGATCGCACTTCCCGGTAGGTAAACCGCTCGGCCGGTTTGTAATCCACTCCGTTGTAAAGGTGTGCAAACGTGAGGAATACCTCGGGATGCAGCTTGTGCTCGTCGCAGATTTCCCGAATGGTCTTCTCCTGCAACGGCGCACTGATGCCAAAATGCTCGAGCAATAACATGAGATACGGGTTGTTGAGCACAACCTCCGCCATCTTCATGTCGGGTGACAGGTACAGATTTGCCGTTTGATACATGTTTTTCCGGTTAAAGAATATGGTTTCCCAAACAAACAGTGATTTGCGGGAATTGTTTTGGGAAGGCAATTATCAACCTTCTCAATTGATACTCTCCCAAATAATTCACCCCAAACCCCTGAAGGGGCTTTATGACAGTGAGTAGATGTTGCAACAGTGCTTTTAATTGGCGGTTGAAAGGAATACCAGAATTTGCTAGTTTACAGCTACCATTATCGGGGAACCAAGTCCCCTTTAGGGGATTTAGGGGTAAACCCAGGCAAACCCTTTCAGGGGCTTCAAGTCGGAATCATTCTCATCCCGGAGGGACGACATATTGTTAAAAATCATCGCAACAAAAAGAAGTGCGACCCCGGCCGGGGTCGAATAAAACAACACGCCGACAAATGCTAACAATATGCGACCTCGCCGAGGTCGGGCAAATAACCTGCCCCTTCGGGACGAAAATAACTTTACGATATCATTCGGGCTGTAAGCCCAATTCAATTCAGCCCGGTGGCAACGCCCCGGAGTCTTCGAAACCTTGTAGGAAGTTATCGGGAAAGCAGATTTGAAATATCAAGCCTTCAGCCTGTTTTCCCTCACCTGGCAGCGGTACTCGTTGGTTGGATTTTTATCTACTCACCCCATCCGGACTGCGTCCGAATTACCCCTCTCTACAAGTAAAGATGGGCGGGGGCCGGTGATAGCATCGAAGTTTGTATTTGCATTCTCCCCGACGGGATACCAGGTTGTTTTTGGAAATGATACCTTTCGAATATGCAGCGGCGTGAGTCCTTCTCTATGATTAGAGAAGGGTTGGGATGAGTAGAAAATATTGTTTCGAACACTCGTCTGGCAACGCCCCGGGTTAGATGCATTGATTGAAGCAGCAAGCGGTCGCGCGATAGCTTTGATTGGAACAGGTGGTTGTTTCGACCGGAAGAGAATTGAGGTAGAAAATAGAAGCTGTTTTTTAATCGACGTTTGCTCGTGCGGCGCAGGAACATTTCTGTTTCAATCATGGTTGGAATGTGCGCCTTGGGTTCGTCGCAACATCCGGTCCCGGGGTGGCGAAACCTCCCGGTTTCTTGCCCCGGGCTGTGGCTTTTCAGCCCTTCAGGCTGAGGTCGAACCACAACACGGCACATAATCGGTCACAGCAATAACCGGTCACGATGTATCGTGACCCTACCACCGCCTCCCTGAAGCCAATCATTGTTCATTTTTCATTTCTAATTGTTCATTGTCCATCGCTTTCATTTTATCACCGCCCCGCCTGCCGCATAACATATTGACTAACCAAATTTTAGCCGAACGTTCAAATCCATATGCTAAACAGACTGAATTTTGTGGTGAACGAAACTTACAATTTGTAACTACCCCTGCTTTTCCCAGCCGTTTTTTGCCCATTTTTTGTCTTTTAGAATAACATAAATTAATTTAGAGATACAGACAGAACAAATCAGAAGCACAACGAATCAATCAGTTACAAAATATCAGTTGAAACCATTGACAGAAATTCATGGAAAATCCATGTACTAATAAACTCAAACTAAAAAATCATTTATCATGTCTTCTAACGATCTAATTAAAGTAGTTTTTACTCCCGAAGAACGGGACGCCATTAACCAGTCATTGCAGGCAGTGGCCGATATTATTAACGCCAAAGCGCCGGTATTGTCGAACGACGACCGCCGTAAATACGGCTCGGTAGCCGACCGGAACAAGTTGGTGATTAATAAAGCGAAGACATACCTTGGGCAGTTCCCGCAGTTTAAGCCGGTGAAACTCGATAATGCCGAATTTACGAACGACTATGAGAGCCGGAGCGACATCGAGACATTTATGATGAACATGGCCGACCTGCAGCGAAAACTGACCGACATCAAAATTCTGCTCGACCACGACAACTACCAGGCGGCCCTGGCATTTTACCGGTCGGTGCGCTACAATGCACAGGAGAAGGTGGCCAGCGCCATTCCCATCTACAACGACCTGAAACAATACTTCACGCATTCCGAATCGAATGCTGAGGAAGAAGAAGCTGAATAATGGCTGACCATCCCCACCCTGTTAGGTTTCGAAACCCTGGCAGGGTTTTTTCGTTCATCGAAATTCATCTTTCCCAATGTCTTTAGGCAGTTCGGCAACCTCACCAGGGGGGTGGCATAACCCCGTTTACCCCGTCCGGGTACCCCATCGACGGGGTGAATTATAGCGTCGGCGGGGTCCTTCCACCGCGCGAAGGGGGTGGTTGCACCCCGTGAACGGGGTGATGGTACCGGGTTGACGGGGTGTTTTACTGCGTGAAAGGGGTGTTGCTACCCCAACGAAGCAGTGCCTCAACCCCGTGAGCGGGGTTATTTACCGCGCCGACGGGGTAAGTTAGAGCATGGACGGGATAAGTTACACCCCTACTCAACGTAATTTACAACGCTCACGCAGTAATACTGACGGGCAACCATGTACC
This Prolixibacter sp. NT017 DNA region includes the following protein-coding sequences:
- a CDS encoding carbohydrate porin, translated to MSLRWRTVLLSNLVFCLPFMGRAKEIERRREEAFSLGAAYTADNLYNFNGGIESGYAYLGMAQFCVNFDTEKAGWWNGGTLYLHATSTHGDSPSADLIGDVQVASNIEAGDHTFFQEFWFSQKLGQFEITAGLQDLNVEYANTEYGGEYLNSSFGIIPTISCNLPAPIFPLTALGASVKWSANDKFTLMAALYEGCSTGFDANPHNLKWNLDSKEGLLAISEVQLPVTLSGDLDGTYKMGFYHYFPSSGNGNAPAEQSKSIGYYFLGDQTLYHMEGHNRSLGFFTQLGIAPTKDNPVSFYIGTGINYYGVFDKDGGDVLGLAIAHAHMGVIKLDETAIELTYKCNVTNNIYLQPDFQYIVHPAGTDVELPTAKVGMIRLGITL
- the feoB gene encoding ferrous iron transport protein B yields the protein METTELMVDRLANLSTGESGVITKVLGHGAFRKRITEMGFVKGKKVRVIKNAPLQDPVEYEIMGYNVSLRRSEANLIDVLSGAEADSQKLNGFNGIISDNVLKKTAHEKSKTINIALVGNPNCGKTSFFNQASGSHERVGNYGGVTIDAKMARMRQDGYLINITDLPGTYSITEYTPEELYVRSHIMERMPDVVVNVVDASNLERNLFLTTQLIDMNIKVVIALNMYDELEKKGARLKFRELGEMLGIPIIPTVAVKGQGIKNLMRKVIDVYEDRDPIVRYVNINYGHDIEKSIDVLRKELDKDDRLVDKYSSRYLSVKLLENDRTTLSMLKNRDNFDRINELTNREIAQLEKAFGESSETVITDAKYGFVAGALNETYVESRERKRQRSKEIDYFITHKILGFPIFLFAMWLMFQATFTLGNYPMEWIDAGVGYIGDFVGSHMAAGPLKDLLVDGVIGGVGGVIVFLPNILILFFFISFMEDTGYMARVSFIMDRLMHKIGLHGKSFIPLIMGFGCNVPAVMATRTLENRKDRILTMMITPFMSCSARLPVYVLIISAFFPKNQGLMLFSIYMIGIIMAIVVALVLKNTVFRKAVVPFVMELPPYRMPTLRNTSIHMWHKGVQYLKKMGGVILVASILIWALSYFPRHVNYSQNYDASIAQVENSTSLGEAQKQHQVSQLEMAKASEHQEQSYIGRMGHALAPVLKPLGFDWKIGVSILTGLAAKEIVVSTMGILYQAQDEGNSGTLVQKLQQQTHTSGKLKGQKVFTPLVAFGFMLFVLIYFPCVAVIAAIKKEANWKWAVFMMVYTTAIAWVVSFATYQIGSLFV
- a CDS encoding response regulator transcription factor — encoded protein: MNTHAYINILIVEPSSIIYEGLNRILSGGGLRLRVYRAENFDAIEQCILSKKVNVAIVNPLYVQNNEKGFHSLRSGYPATSWVALVYAFFDQRLLSLFDGSISISDSPESVIQLVKQNASTENKENATEEVLSERETDVLKLLATGLTNKEIAEKLSISINTVITHRKNITQKTGIKSVSGLTIYAVVKKLVSLDYLSE